Part of the Deinococcus sp. QL22 genome is shown below.
ATAGATGGCAAGCGAAGTGTTCAGGAGTTGGCTCAGACATTGCAATGGGAGATTGAAGAGCTTCGTATGGAGCTCGCCTCTCTTGAAGCTCAACAATGGATAACGTTTAGTACTGGCCCTCTCCTCACCGCCGAGAGCCTCACCCACTTCACGTATGAACTCACCAAAATCTTTGGCCCGGTGACGCGCATTCTCATGCGCGATGCTTTCTCGGCCTTGGGTTTGACAGCAGAATCTTTTCCCGCCGCTGCCTTGGGAGATCTGGAACACGAATTGCTGCGGATCAGTCCTGCGCAGCATCAGCCACAAGTGCGGAGCTTAATTGCGACGCTATCGACTTCTGTCACCCACAGCGTGAGAGAGCCATTTCAGGTGCAACACCTGACAGATCAGTTGACTCTCCTCATCGGTCCCATCGCTCGTGAACTCGTGCGCGAGAGCTTGCAACAGATCCGGGCACCGCAGGGGGACTTGCCAACAACGCAGGTACGACCTTTTCTTCATTCGCTGCGAGCCCTATTGCCTTCTGGACGTCACAGTGAGGCTTTAACCCTTCTGCGCCGTATTGAGAAAGACATTCAAGTCTAACTCAGTTAGCCAGCGTTCCCTCTTTCTGTTTCCCTTCGGTTCTATGCTTTTAGGAGTCCCTATGTCACTACGTGCCAAAATCTTTTTGCTGGTTTTGCTGCCTCTCTTGGTAGTTTCCAGTTTGATCCTCACGCTCATTTTCGTGCGTCAAGCAGAGCAATACCGCGCCTTACTCGTGCGCTCCGCTGCGCAATCAGCTGCTGTGTTCGGCACCGGGATCCAAGAGTTAATGGATGCCACTGGACGGCCACTCAATAGCGCTGAAGTCCAAGAAAATGCTCAAATGCGTCTCCTAGAGTTGGTCAATCTCGGTGTGACGCCGCTCTACTTTGCCACTGTCTATCAACCCAGTGGCGCCCTTGTCGCAGCCTATGACCGGAGTTTCAGCAACACGCAGACCGATACTGATATTCAGGGTTTCTCCCGCCTAATGTCGAGCGGCACTGATGCTATTGGCATCTACGCCAAGAAGAACACCCTCTTTCGTGCGACT
Proteins encoded:
- a CDS encoding HAMP domain-containing protein produces the protein MSLRAKIFLLVLLPLLVVSSLILTLIFVRQAEQYRALLVRSAAQSAAVFGTGIQELMDATGRPLNSAEVQENAQMRLLELVNLGVTPLYFATVYQPSGALVAAYDRSFSNTQTDTDIQGFSRLMSSGTDAIGIYAKKNTLFRATSTQLTPGAPVLTLADRETTLIGYPLPGGAGITVLGLDNSYVEERVRSNILPTVAVTLVMVLLAAVLAAMFANQLIQRIQRLSQQVNAISMGELSQPVRVEAKDELGDLAQSVERMRVSLETIMSRL